A stretch of Plodia interpunctella isolate USDA-ARS_2022_Savannah chromosome 15, ilPloInte3.2, whole genome shotgun sequence DNA encodes these proteins:
- the LOC128675802 gene encoding phospholipase A1 member A-like, producing the protein MKLTLALLFVSLAYTAYAVPIEESVTYPRHMQFPGGDGVMHDIDLDGEVDEELLIGIAERNVYILFTRLNPTAGQTLVINDADSIRNSNFNPAHNTVVISHGWLSNQNTGINGLIRDAYLNKGDTNVIVLDWRRLAISNYVTAVRGVPIVGVGLGQFIRYLVGVTGASYDTIHLVGFSLGAHLVGNAGRELEGRLARITALDPAGPLWVFNSNRVNSKDAKYVEGIHTNGGLIGLGYGSPVGHVDFFPNGGSSQPSCLTPICDHNRAWELFAASVSYNHLIGRKCSNDIQITLNSCRGGTFPMGNDDLHKQGSGKYRANTSGKYPF; encoded by the exons ATGAAGTTGACTCTTGCTTTGCTGTTTGTTTCTTTgg CTTACACAGCCTATGCTGTACCCATTGAAGAATCAGTCACCTACCCCAGACATATGCAATTCCCTGGAGGCGATGGTGTGATGCATGACATTGATTTGGATGGAGAGGTCGATGAAGAGTTGCTGATTGGCATTGCTGAACGCAATGTCTACATTTTGTTCACAAG ACTCAATCCTACTGCTGGCCAAACTTTAGTCATCAACGACGCGGATTCCATCAGAAACTCCAATTTCAACCCTGCTCACAATACTGTGGTGATCTCCCACGGCTGGCTCAGTAACCAGAACACTGGAATCAACGGCCTAATCCGTGATG CTTACCTCAACAAGGGAGATACCAACGTGATTGTCCTCGACTGGAGACGCCTAGCTATATCCAACTATGTTACTGCTGTACGAGGAGTACCCATCGTGGGTGTAGGCTTGGGGCAGTTCATTCGTTACCTGGTCGGTGTCACTGGTGCTAGCTATGACACCATCCACTTGGTTGGCTTCAGCTTGGGCGCTCATCTAGTCGGCAATGCTGGTCGGGAATTGGAAGGAAGATTAGCTCGTATTACTG CTCTTGACCCCGCTGGTCCCCTATGGGTCTTCAACTCCAATCGCGTTAACTCAAAAGACGCGAAATATGTCGAGGGCATCCACACCAACGGCGGTCTCATCGGTCTCGGTTACGGTTCTCCCGTGGGTCACGTGGATTTCTTCCCCAACGGTGGGAGCTCCCAACCCAGCTGCCTCACCCCCATCTGTGACCACAACCGCGCCTGGGAACTCTTCGCTGCGTCTGTCAGCTACAATCATTTGATTGGCAGGAAGTGCTCGAATGATATCCAGATTACTCTGAACTCATGCCGTGGAGGCACATTCCCAATGGGCAACGACGACTTGCATAAACAAGG
- the LOC128675799 gene encoding pancreatic lipase-related protein 2-like — MIWLNWQWEVKLVEMKYTLALLFVSLAYTAHAVPIQEATAHYQRHIQFPGDDGLMHDVDLEDEVDEELLVGIAERNAYYLFTRLNPDSAQTLVINDADSIRNSNFNPAHNTVVVVHGWLGNQNTGINGRIRDAYLGKGDANVIVLDWRRLARSNYVTAVRGVPIVGVGLGQFVRYLVGVTGASYDRIHLVGFSLGGHLVGNAGRELEGRVARITALDPAGPLWVFNSNRINSNDGRYVEGIHTNGALIGLGYGSAIGHVDFFPNGGESQPGCLTPICDHNRAWEFFASTVSYNHLVGRECSNSLQISLNTCRGNQFPMGNDHMDKHGSGRYRVNTKRRYPY; from the exons ATGATTTGGTTGAATTGGCAGTGGGAAGTAAAATTGGTGGAAATGAAGTACACTCTTGCTTTGCTGTTTGTTTCTTTGG CTTACACAGCCCATGCTGTGCCCATCCAAGAAGCGACAGCACACTACCAAAGACACATCCAGTTCCCTGGAGATGATGGTCTGATGCATGATGTAGATTTGGAAGACGAGGTCGATGAGGAGTTACTTGTGGGCATTGCTGAACGTAACGCCTACTATTTGTTCACCAG ACTCAACCCTGACTCCGCTCAAACTTTGGTCATCAACGACGCTGATTCCATCAGAAACTCAAACTTCAACCCAGCCCATAATACCGTAGTGGTTGTTCATGGCTGGCTTGGAAACCAGAACACCGGCATCAACGGCAGAATCCGAGATG CCTATCTTGGTAAGGGTGATGCCAACGTGATTGTTCTTGACTGGAGACGTCTGGCAAGGTCTAACTATGTCACCGCCGTCCGTGGTGTCCCAATTGTGGGCGTGGGATTGGGGCAGTTCGTCCGTTACCTTGTCGGTGTCACTGGAGCTAGCTACGATAGGATCCATCTAGTTGGCTTCAGCTTGGGTGGTCATTTAGTTGGTAACGCTGGAAGGGAATTGGAAGGAAGAGTAGCCCGGATTACAG ctCTAGACCCCGCTGGTCCCTTATGGGTCTTCAACTCCAACCGTATCAATTCAAACGACGGTAGATACGTTGAGGGTATTCACACTAATGGCGCACTCATCGGTCTCGGCTACGGCTCTGCCATAGGTCACGTGGATTTTTTCCCCAACGGAGGCGAATCCCAACCTGGCTGTCTCACCCCGATCTGCGACCACAACCGTGCCTGGGAATTCTTTGCCTCCACTGTATCTTACAACCATTTGGTTGGCAGAGAATGCTCAAACTCTCTCCAGATTAGTCTTAACACGTGCCGCGGGAATCAGTTCCCGATGGGCAATGACCATATGGATAAACACGG GTCTGGAAGATACCGTGTCAACACCAAAAGGCGATACCCTTACTAa